One Turneriella parva DSM 21527 genomic region harbors:
- the prpF gene encoding 2-methylaconitate cis-trans isomerase PrpF, producing MSSVPQVKIPATYMRGGTSKGVFFRLQDLPVSAQAPGTARDALLLRVIGSPDPYEKQIDGMGGATSSTSKTVIVAKSTQADHDVDYLFGQVSIDKAFVDWSGNCGNLSAAVGPFAIAGGLVDKAKIPQNGLCTVKIWQANIKKTIIAHVPITNGEVQETGDFELDGVTFPAAEVQLEFMDPADGEGSMFPTGNVVDDLDVPGVGKFKATLINAGIPTIFLNAEDIGYKGTELQTDINSDAKALAMFETIRAHGAIKMGLIKTVEEAASRQHTPKVAFVGKPTDYKSSSGKDVKASEIDLNVRALSMGKLHHAMMGTCAVAIGTAGAVPGTLVNLAAGGKDREVVNFGHPSGTLRVGAKAAKDGNEWVVTKAIMSRSARVLMEGFVRVPGDAF from the coding sequence CGGTGTCTGCACAGGCCCCTGGTACGGCACGCGACGCGCTGCTACTGCGCGTGATCGGCAGCCCCGACCCGTATGAGAAGCAGATCGACGGCATGGGGGGAGCTACCTCGAGTACGTCGAAGACCGTCATCGTGGCGAAAAGCACGCAGGCTGATCACGACGTCGACTACCTGTTCGGCCAGGTTTCGATCGACAAGGCATTCGTCGACTGGAGCGGCAACTGCGGCAATCTTTCAGCAGCAGTCGGGCCATTCGCCATCGCGGGCGGGCTTGTGGACAAAGCGAAGATCCCCCAGAATGGCCTGTGCACTGTGAAGATTTGGCAGGCGAACATCAAGAAGACGATCATCGCACACGTACCGATCACCAACGGTGAAGTGCAGGAGACCGGGGATTTCGAACTCGACGGAGTGACCTTTCCGGCGGCCGAAGTGCAGCTCGAATTCATGGATCCGGCTGACGGCGAAGGTTCCATGTTCCCGACCGGCAACGTGGTAGACGACCTCGACGTGCCTGGTGTGGGCAAATTCAAGGCCACCCTCATCAACGCGGGAATTCCCACGATTTTTTTGAACGCCGAAGACATTGGCTATAAGGGCACCGAGCTGCAGACCGACATCAACAGCGATGCAAAAGCGCTCGCGATGTTCGAGACCATTCGCGCGCACGGCGCGATCAAGATGGGCCTTATCAAGACAGTCGAAGAGGCCGCGAGCCGGCAGCACACGCCGAAAGTTGCGTTTGTCGGCAAACCCACCGACTACAAGTCCTCCAGCGGCAAAGACGTGAAAGCGTCGGAGATCGACCTCAACGTACGTGCGCTCTCGATGGGCAAGCTGCACCACGCGATGATGGGTACGTGCGCGGTCGCGATTGGCACCGCGGGGGCCGTACCGGGCACACTGGTGAACCTCGCTGCGGGCGGCAAAGACCGCGAAGTTGTGAACTTCGGCCATCCATCGGGAACGCTGCGCGTTGGTGCCAAGGCCGCCAAAGACGGTAACGAATGGGTCGTCACCAAGGCGATCATGAGCCGCAGCGCGCGCGTGCTGATGGAAGGGTTCGTGCGCGTTCCGGGCGACGCCTTTTGA